The Leptospira barantonii genome includes a region encoding these proteins:
- a CDS encoding acyl-CoA thioesterase produces METLEKKQEVQKEIKLFSHTVKVRWVDLDENGHVNNGVYQSYFHEARVAAFDETGLSLTELRKRNIGPVILKAELEYKAELKYPETTRITTRFEAQKGSKVLTIQELYRESDGVLICSAKFYGLFLDLKRMRPYRVSDEEAAKLA; encoded by the coding sequence ATGGAAACTCTTGAAAAGAAACAGGAAGTTCAAAAGGAAATTAAGTTATTTTCTCATACGGTTAAGGTGCGCTGGGTGGATTTGGACGAAAACGGTCACGTAAACAACGGAGTGTATCAGAGTTATTTTCACGAAGCGAGAGTGGCCGCGTTTGACGAAACCGGTTTGAGTTTGACAGAACTTAGAAAACGAAACATAGGTCCGGTGATTTTAAAAGCCGAGCTGGAATACAAGGCGGAATTAAAATATCCAGAGACGACTCGGATCACCACTCGATTTGAGGCGCAGAAAGGAAGTAAGGTTTTAACCATTCAAGAGCTTTACCGCGAATCGGACGGCGTTCTGATTTGTTCCGCTAAGTTTTACGGTTTGTTTTTGGATCTGAAAAGAATGCGTCCCTATAGGGTTTCGGACGAAGAAGCGGCAAAACTCGCTTAA
- a CDS encoding TetR/AcrR family transcriptional regulator has protein sequence MKQTLQKQDPAKERILKATVRLFYEKGYSDTGINEILSEAEAFKKSLYRYFPSKKDLGIGYLTFQENQIIGLAEIMMNKYDKYQDFVEAWIKFIQRRLRTTYRFGCPLANFAVQTRHEPELRERILESIDRWNRSFTMYFSRPIWKKKKSLNSKTALEFSEKALFLYQGAMQLYGATGNKKFIDRLEMELLKLEEAV, from the coding sequence ATGAAACAGACGCTCCAAAAACAAGATCCCGCAAAGGAACGTATCCTCAAAGCGACCGTACGACTTTTTTATGAAAAAGGTTACTCGGACACGGGTATCAACGAGATCCTAAGCGAAGCGGAAGCGTTTAAAAAAAGTCTATATCGTTATTTTCCGTCCAAGAAGGATCTCGGGATCGGTTATCTTACCTTTCAGGAAAATCAGATCATCGGATTAGCCGAAATCATGATGAACAAATACGACAAATATCAGGACTTTGTCGAGGCGTGGATTAAATTTATCCAAAGACGATTGAGAACCACATATCGGTTCGGTTGTCCTCTCGCAAACTTTGCGGTACAAACCCGTCACGAACCCGAACTCAGGGAAAGAATTTTAGAATCCATCGATCGCTGGAACCGAAGCTTTACGATGTATTTTTCCCGTCCGATTTGGAAAAAGAAAAAGTCACTCAATTCCAAAACGGCCCTTGAGTTTTCCGAAAAGGCGTTGTTTTTATATCAAGGCGCTATGCAACTCTACGGAGCGACCGGGAATAAAAAGTTTATAGACCGCTTGGAAATGGAACTTCTCAAACTGGAAGAAGCGGTTTAA
- a CDS encoding DUF1801 domain-containing protein, with amino-acid sequence MPAKKLKTNTGHSRFTNPKVAEVFNEYPDAVREKLLLLRELIIETAGSIDGVGNLEETLKWGQPSYLTPVTKSGSTIRIDKIPAEENRYAIYFHCQTNLVSTFRELFPKRFDFEGDRAIRLNVKDPLPKKELSVCISLALTYHLDKRKKK; translated from the coding sequence ATGCCCGCTAAAAAACTAAAAACAAATACAGGTCATTCTCGTTTTACGAATCCAAAGGTTGCGGAAGTTTTTAATGAATATCCCGATGCGGTTCGGGAAAAATTACTACTGCTTAGGGAACTGATCATTGAAACTGCGGGCTCGATCGACGGTGTAGGAAACTTGGAGGAAACCTTAAAGTGGGGACAACCGAGTTATCTGACCCCGGTTACAAAAAGCGGAAGTACGATCCGAATCGACAAAATTCCTGCGGAAGAAAATCGATACGCGATCTACTTTCATTGTCAGACGAACTTGGTTTCCACCTTTCGAGAACTGTTTCCGAAACGATTCGATTTCGAAGGAGATCGGGCGATTCGTTTAAACGTAAAAGACCCTCTTCCCAAAAAAGAACTGAGCGTTTGTATCTCTCTCGCGTTGACGTATCATCTGGATAAAAGAAAAAAGAAGTAA
- a CDS encoding fatty acid desaturase, giving the protein MEVKMKNNPPPKETLGSVRETLSDETFANPAYKGIGYFLRDLFFFGVIITLLWNVNSWYILPFLWFFAGMTIAALFVVGHDCAHEALFKSKFLQYWVGQIAMLPSLHAFNQWAYGHNRIHHGHTIKRQGDFVWHPATAEEYAKFGIFRKLMHRFFWSAWGGGFYYMVEVWLKGMVLFTAPMKEAGRDKWIMISFALASSGLVFYFGGSANGVFDAGAGFWMFTKVCLVPFIAWNYFMGITVYVHHIHSEIPWKTKEEWTPYYGQMKGTINYHINPVMNFFFHNIFIHMPHHVHMKIPFYNLKRALNEIKAVYGEHVLERDTIFGDYFKSTSRCKVIDSETGKWMTYREARNVETDTDEEELEIIPA; this is encoded by the coding sequence ATGGAAGTGAAAATGAAAAACAACCCTCCGCCAAAGGAAACACTCGGATCGGTTCGAGAAACCCTGTCGGATGAAACTTTTGCAAATCCTGCCTACAAAGGGATCGGTTACTTTTTGAGAGATCTGTTTTTTTTCGGAGTGATCATCACTCTCCTGTGGAACGTGAACAGCTGGTACATTCTTCCTTTTTTATGGTTTTTTGCCGGAATGACGATCGCGGCCTTATTCGTAGTCGGTCACGACTGCGCTCATGAAGCGTTGTTCAAAAGCAAATTTTTACAGTATTGGGTCGGCCAAATCGCGATGCTTCCTTCCTTGCACGCGTTCAATCAGTGGGCGTACGGACACAATAGAATTCACCACGGACATACGATCAAAAGACAAGGCGACTTCGTATGGCATCCCGCGACCGCCGAAGAATATGCGAAATTTGGAATATTCAGAAAATTGATGCATCGATTCTTCTGGTCGGCTTGGGGCGGCGGCTTTTATTATATGGTCGAAGTATGGTTGAAAGGAATGGTTCTTTTCACCGCTCCTATGAAAGAAGCGGGCAGGGACAAGTGGATCATGATCTCTTTCGCTCTGGCTTCTTCCGGTTTGGTTTTTTATTTCGGCGGTTCGGCAAACGGGGTTTTCGACGCCGGCGCGGGTTTCTGGATGTTCACAAAAGTTTGTCTTGTTCCTTTTATCGCTTGGAACTACTTTATGGGAATCACGGTTTACGTTCATCATATTCATTCCGAAATTCCTTGGAAAACTAAGGAAGAATGGACTCCTTATTACGGACAGATGAAAGGAACCATCAACTACCACATCAATCCGGTGATGAACTTTTTCTTTCATAACATTTTCATTCACATGCCTCATCACGTGCACATGAAAATTCCTTTCTACAATCTGAAACGTGCATTGAACGAAATCAAAGCGGTTTACGGAGAACACGTTTTGGAAAGGGACACGATTTTCGGAGATTATTTTAAATCGACTTCTCGTTGTAAGGTGATCGATTCCGAAACCGGAAAATGGATGACTTACCGTGAAGCGAGAAACGTGGAAACGGATACGGACGAGGAAGAATTGGAGATCATTCCCGCGTAA
- a CDS encoding GNAT family N-acetyltransferase — MILETERLILREWKNEDLEPFYRMSSDPIVMEYFPSLLTRGDSEKFIEKVRSHFENFGYGLWVLESKSGGEWIGFTGFMNVSFQASFTPAIEIGWRLASSFWDRGYASEAASVCLCYGLEELRFPKIVSFTSILNVRSQSVMKKIGLKEAGSFSHPNLPQEHILSKHVLYQISQSEWKEFRSTF, encoded by the coding sequence ATGATTCTGGAAACAGAACGATTGATTTTAAGAGAATGGAAGAACGAGGATTTGGAACCGTTTTATCGAATGAGTTCCGATCCGATCGTGATGGAATATTTTCCATCTCTCTTAACCAGAGGCGATTCTGAAAAATTCATAGAAAAGGTTCGATCGCATTTCGAAAACTTCGGTTACGGTCTTTGGGTTTTGGAATCCAAATCCGGGGGAGAATGGATCGGCTTTACGGGATTTATGAACGTTTCATTCCAAGCTTCGTTTACACCCGCGATCGAAATCGGCTGGAGACTGGCTTCTTCTTTTTGGGATCGAGGTTATGCGAGCGAGGCCGCTTCGGTTTGTCTTTGTTACGGCTTGGAAGAATTGCGATTCCCGAAAATCGTTTCCTTTACTTCTATCTTAAACGTTCGGTCCCAATCCGTGATGAAAAAAATCGGCCTGAAAGAAGCGGGTTCCTTTTCTCATCCGAATCTTCCCCAAGAACATATTCTTTCCAAACACGTTTTGTATCAGATTTCACAATCCGAATGGAAAGAATTCCGTTCTACGTTCTAA
- a CDS encoding RNA recognition motif domain-containing protein: protein MSVNIYVGNLSYDLNEGTLGDLFRVHGTVNSVKIITDQYSGKSKGFGFVEMPNKDEADKAIKDLDGKNVLTRNLKVNVAKPKGERF, encoded by the coding sequence ATGTCAGTTAATATTTATGTAGGAAATCTTTCTTACGATCTCAACGAAGGCACGTTAGGTGATCTTTTCAGAGTACACGGAACCGTGAACTCCGTTAAAATCATCACCGATCAGTATTCCGGAAAATCCAAAGGTTTCGGCTTTGTCGAAATGCCGAACAAGGACGAAGCGGACAAAGCGATTAAAGATCTGGACGGAAAAAACGTTCTTACTCGCAACCTGAAAGTAAACGTTGCTAAACCGAAAGGCGAAAGATTCTAA
- a CDS encoding esterase/lipase family protein codes for MNDHLAYVSDNRSVRNPFLQFLAEKWYTILYLWHAIIGIFTELEDSPEGDKRPVVLVSGFLGRTLSWEPMLKHLSANGHPVYVVPLGFQVGNIRSKSKILENFLIDKKIKDCYIVGHSMGGLISAGLTYKGRDRVKKIFIAGTPVRGTYLAYFAPIFISCWQMMPNSKFIQEVGDVFEKLPNVQSVFTQKDQIILPSENSRLGHFDDVELPEAGHLNLFMGPLGIECLFDLITAEENKDPKPIIRKVESSKPQESQAAKASAKASSKVPVKTSASTANSKKKTVAKKSSPVSKTSKAKPTPKKKAPAKKKKR; via the coding sequence ATGAATGATCATCTCGCCTATGTATCCGACAATCGTTCCGTACGAAATCCGTTCCTGCAATTTTTAGCGGAAAAATGGTATACGATTCTTTATCTCTGGCACGCGATCATAGGAATTTTCACGGAACTCGAAGATTCTCCCGAAGGAGATAAACGTCCCGTCGTTTTGGTTTCGGGATTTTTAGGAAGAACTCTTTCTTGGGAACCGATGCTCAAACATCTTTCGGCGAACGGTCATCCCGTTTACGTCGTTCCGCTCGGATTTCAAGTCGGAAACATCCGAAGTAAAAGTAAGATTCTCGAAAACTTTCTGATCGATAAGAAAATTAAGGACTGTTATATCGTCGGTCACTCGATGGGCGGTTTGATTTCAGCGGGTCTTACTTACAAAGGACGAGATCGAGTTAAGAAAATTTTCATCGCGGGAACTCCGGTACGCGGAACGTATCTCGCATACTTTGCGCCGATTTTTATCAGCTGTTGGCAGATGATGCCGAACTCGAAATTCATTCAGGAAGTCGGCGATGTTTTTGAGAAGTTGCCTAACGTGCAGTCTGTATTCACTCAAAAAGATCAGATCATTCTTCCTTCGGAGAATTCTCGTCTGGGACATTTCGACGACGTAGAACTTCCGGAAGCAGGGCATTTGAACCTATTTATGGGTCCTCTCGGAATCGAATGTCTTTTCGACCTGATCACCGCAGAAGAGAATAAGGATCCGAAACCGATCATTAGAAAAGTAGAATCTTCTAAACCACAAGAATCTCAAGCCGCGAAGGCTTCGGCGAAAGCGTCTTCGAAAGTTCCTGTTAAGACCTCAGCTTCTACGGCGAACTCGAAGAAAAAGACCGTCGCTAAAAAATCTTCTCCTGTTTCTAAAACCTCAAAAGCAAAACCCACACCCAAGAAAAAAGCCCCGGCAAAAAAGAAGAAACGTTAA
- the msrB gene encoding peptide-methionine (R)-S-oxide reductase MsrB, translating into MNYEVNKSEDEWKKELTPEQYRILRQKGTEMAFTGALYQNHEKGTYVCAACGAPLFSSETKYESGSGWPSFYQPAKEGSVEEERDSSHGMVRTEALCAKCGGHLGHVFPDGPRPTGLRYCINSASLKFKKE; encoded by the coding sequence ATGAATTACGAAGTCAATAAGTCCGAAGACGAATGGAAAAAAGAACTCACGCCGGAACAATATAGGATTTTAAGACAGAAGGGAACTGAAATGGCTTTTACGGGCGCCCTGTATCAAAATCACGAAAAGGGAACTTACGTTTGTGCGGCTTGCGGCGCGCCTTTATTCTCCTCCGAAACCAAATACGAATCCGGTTCCGGTTGGCCTTCGTTTTATCAACCGGCCAAAGAAGGTTCGGTAGAAGAAGAAAGAGATTCCAGTCATGGAATGGTAAGAACCGAAGCGCTTTGTGCGAAATGCGGAGGACATTTGGGTCACGTATTTCCGGACGGACCGAGACCTACGGGATTGCGTTATTGTATCAATTCCGCTTCCTTAAAGTTTAAGAAAGAATAG
- a CDS encoding TetR/AcrR family transcriptional regulator, whose protein sequence is MKTQPRKKKESGIGVRERILDTATSLFYKQGFSNTGMRQIIQESNSVAASLYDHYPSKKELGLAYLARQEEKTLSDLQGLMDRYLDLGEFLRAWVILKEKQIRHGEFVGCPFAGFASQVMDSDPEYTEFLKDIVTKWTRMISDYLQKAIGSGQLKRSMDIQYVARRMLMAYHGSVTMWRMTQELRYIREMEDSLRETVEEYRIF, encoded by the coding sequence ATGAAAACTCAACCGCGTAAAAAGAAAGAATCTGGAATCGGCGTTCGGGAAAGAATTTTAGATACGGCCACTTCCCTTTTTTACAAACAGGGTTTTTCGAATACCGGAATGAGACAGATCATTCAGGAATCCAATTCCGTAGCGGCCAGTCTTTACGATCATTATCCATCCAAAAAAGAATTGGGTCTCGCTTATCTCGCGCGTCAGGAAGAAAAAACTCTCAGCGATCTTCAAGGATTGATGGATCGTTATTTGGATCTCGGAGAATTCTTAAGAGCTTGGGTGATTCTCAAGGAAAAACAAATCCGTCACGGAGAATTCGTAGGTTGTCCCTTTGCGGGTTTTGCGAGTCAGGTGATGGATTCCGATCCGGAATATACGGAATTCCTAAAAGACATAGTAACCAAATGGACTCGTATGATCAGCGATTATCTTCAGAAGGCGATCGGTTCCGGTCAGCTCAAAAGAAGTATGGACATTCAATACGTTGCGAGAAGAATGCTCATGGCCTATCACGGTTCGGTAACGATGTGGAGAATGACTCAGGAACTTCGTTATATCCGCGAAATGGAAGATTCTCTTCGGGAAACCGTGGAAGAATATAGAATCTTCTAA